The following proteins come from a genomic window of Nitrospira sp.:
- a CDS encoding Oxygen-independent coproporphyrinogen-III oxidase-like protein YggW, translating to MSPSDEDLGLYVHIPFCRRRCHFCAFYLEIARSDRMALFHSALVQEISLYRRQESLNGRTLQSIYFGGGTPTSLPADQLAVLLALIRSTWPTAGTAEVTVEAHPSSMTVRDLTILADAGFNRISFGAESMADKDFVSIGRFGKVQDTTTAVQAARRAGFRNINLDLMYGLPGQSLQDWIGTLESLMALAPSHISCYALTIEKDTRLAQDIARNVVPPPDDMLQIDMESAAERFLTDAGFSRYEISNYAKPDYACRHNLLYWTGGEYLGLGPSAQSYLHGIRFGNVADLEIYATCLKDNRLPITERTVLSASERQRDALVFGLRLLRGVPRQAITAAERDHQIDELIANGLLDVDHDLVRLTSLGRRYADTVAEQLF from the coding sequence ATGAGCCCTTCGGACGAAGATCTCGGTCTGTATGTTCATATCCCATTTTGTCGCCGCCGATGCCACTTCTGCGCGTTCTACCTGGAAATCGCTCGATCCGATCGCATGGCGCTGTTTCACTCCGCCCTTGTCCAAGAAATTTCACTCTATCGACGGCAAGAGTCCCTGAATGGCCGCACCCTACAGAGCATCTATTTCGGGGGCGGAACGCCGACGTCCCTCCCAGCCGATCAGTTGGCTGTGCTTCTGGCGCTGATCCGATCCACCTGGCCGACCGCCGGCACGGCCGAGGTCACAGTGGAGGCACACCCATCTTCCATGACCGTAAGAGATCTCACAATCTTGGCTGATGCGGGATTCAATCGGATCAGCTTTGGAGCGGAGTCCATGGCGGACAAGGATTTCGTCTCCATTGGTCGTTTTGGGAAAGTGCAGGATACGACGACTGCGGTTCAGGCTGCACGCCGCGCCGGATTCAGAAATATCAACCTCGATCTGATGTATGGTCTGCCGGGCCAATCGTTGCAGGATTGGATAGGCACCTTGGAATCGCTCATGGCGCTTGCCCCGTCTCATATCTCCTGTTATGCCCTGACTATTGAAAAGGACACCAGGCTTGCTCAGGACATCGCTCGGAATGTTGTCCCGCCGCCCGACGACATGCTTCAGATCGACATGGAATCCGCAGCAGAGCGTTTCCTTACCGATGCGGGATTTTCACGCTACGAAATTTCCAACTATGCCAAACCCGACTATGCCTGTCGCCATAATCTCCTCTACTGGACCGGTGGCGAGTATCTTGGACTCGGCCCCAGCGCACAGTCCTATCTCCATGGAATTCGGTTTGGAAATGTAGCGGATCTCGAAATCTATGCTACATGCTTGAAGGATAACCGTCTGCCGATAACGGAGCGCACAGTCCTCTCGGCATCCGAGCGTCAGCGAGATGCTCTTGTGTTCGGCTTGCGTCTTCTTCGTGGTGTCCCCCGACAAGCCATTACAGCCGCGGAACGAGATCATCAGATCGACGAGCTTATCGCGAATGGCCTGCTCGATGTCGATCACGATCTGGTACGACTGACTTCCTTGGGTCGTCGCTACGCTGATACAGTGGCAGAGCAGTTGTTCTGA
- a CDS encoding Sulfatase modifying factor 1 precursor (C-alpha-formyglycine- generating enzyme 1): MARPFLSLCILFLALSHYPSDAWADIPTDMALVAPGEFTMGSPEGSDGFPDERPERRVYLSGYFLDRFEVTNQAYAAFVQATGHRAPANASQGATLWANNRPIPGIEYHPVVNVSWEDADAYCRWAGKRLPTEAEWEKAARGTDGRRYPWGNTWDLTMANSASYWAQRTIEFNNGADWDAFWVRGEGARLAKERGIQGEVLTMAVDSFPQGVSPYGLFGMAGNAAEWVQDWYDPNYYKHAPLTDPAGPIRGAIKAMRGGSWLKPATSLRTTDRDWGTMDSRPSGTGFRCAKDAY; encoded by the coding sequence ATGGCCCGGCCCTTCCTCTCCTTGTGCATCCTCTTCCTTGCCCTCAGCCATTATCCCTCGGATGCCTGGGCTGACATTCCTACAGACATGGCTCTGGTTGCTCCGGGAGAGTTTACGATGGGGAGTCCCGAGGGAAGTGATGGCTTCCCTGACGAACGTCCGGAACGACGTGTCTACCTCAGTGGATACTTCCTGGACCGCTTTGAGGTGACCAATCAAGCCTATGCCGCCTTCGTACAAGCAACGGGTCATCGTGCTCCGGCGAATGCAAGCCAAGGGGCGACTCTCTGGGCGAACAATCGTCCCATCCCGGGCATCGAATACCATCCTGTCGTCAATGTGAGCTGGGAGGATGCCGACGCCTACTGCCGCTGGGCCGGAAAGCGCCTCCCGACTGAAGCGGAATGGGAAAAGGCAGCACGGGGAACCGACGGCAGACGGTATCCGTGGGGAAACACCTGGGACTTGACCATGGCGAATAGTGCCAGTTACTGGGCACAACGGACGATCGAGTTCAACAACGGAGCGGATTGGGATGCCTTCTGGGTCAGAGGCGAGGGCGCTCGTCTGGCCAAGGAGAGAGGAATACAGGGAGAAGTGCTGACGATGGCGGTTGACAGCTTTCCACAAGGAGTAAGCCCTTATGGCCTATTTGGAATGGCCGGCAATGCGGCGGAATGGGTACAAGATTGGTACGATCCGAATTATTATAAACATGCCCCGCTCACAGATCCTGCCGGTCCGATTCGAGGTGCGATCAAAGCTATGCGTGGCGGATCATGGCTCAAACCGGCCACTAGCCTCCGTACAACGGATCGCGATTGGGGCACGATGGACAGCCGTCCCAGTGGTACGGGCTTTCGCTGCGCAAAAGACGCCTATTGA
- a CDS encoding 5-methyltetrahydrofolate--homocysteine methyltransferase: MSISHESSIAALLHERILILDGAMGTMIQQRKLDEAAFRGEQFKDWSKDLKGHNDLLNVTQPSLIEEIHRQYLEAGADIIETNTFNSQAISLADYKMETLGYELSKAGAECAKRAVAVVQRARPGRQCFVAGAIGPTTKTSSISTDVNSPATRGTTYDELVNAYGEQVRGLLDGGVDLLLVETIFDTLNAKAAFFAIQQAFASGARRVPIMASVTFIQAGSNRGVTGQTVEAFWNSISHVPLLSVGMNCALGPKEMRPLIEELSQIAPIYISAHPNAGLPNPLLPTGFPETPETLAPQLREWAENGWLNIVGGCCGTTPAHIKRIAEAVRGVKPHALSNVEPYTRLSGLEAVTIRPDSNFVNIGERTNVTGSPAFAKLILAGDYEAALSVARQQVEGGAQIVDINMDEGMLDSKAAMETFLRLVASEPDICKVPIMVDSSKWEVLETGLKNIQGKAVVNSISLKEGEQKFIDQATLVRRYGAAVVVMAFDEKGQADTLERKKEICARSYKILTEQVGFPPQDIIFDPNILTVATGIEEHNNYAVSFIEAARWIKQNLPGAKVSGGISNISFSFRGNNVVREAMHAAFLYHAIKAGLDMGIVNAGQLAVYEEVPKDLLELVEDVLLNRRPDATERLVNFAETVKAKGKAVSKDDEWRNGTVEERLSHALIKGITDYIDQDTEEARRKYSKPLDVIEGPLMAGMNVVGDLFGSGKMFLPQVVKSARVMKKAVAYLMPFMEEEKKRSGNFQAQGKVLLATVKGDVHDIGKNIVGVVLGCNNYEVIDLGVMVPCEKILAAARENKPDIIGLSGLITPSLDEMVHVAKEMTREGFDLPLLIGGATTSKAHTAVKIAPSYQPGVVHVLDASRAVGVVGSLVSQTQRQDFVKQVRDDYERVRQSHHDRGAKPLISIAGARANRFMPDWEKVDIPTPATLGVRTIPDQSLVELIPYIDWSPFFHTWELRGRYPTIFEDPTVGPKAKELYDDARRLLDEIVQKGRLKAKGVYGFFPAASHGDDIEIYQDVSRETVLMTIHYLRQQSEKPPDQPNLSLADYVAPRESGRQDYIGAFAVTAGIGSDELCKQFDKDHDDYNSIMAKALADRLAEAFAEFLHKKVREEWGYGKNERLTNDDLIRERYRGIRPAPGYPACPDHTEKKLLFDLLQVENNTGITLTESFAMLPAAAVSGFYFAHPDAKYFAVGKIGKDQVEDYARRKGMDLRTIERWLSPNLNYEVE, from the coding sequence ATGTCCATATCGCATGAGAGTTCCATTGCGGCGCTGTTGCATGAGCGCATCCTTATCCTTGACGGTGCTATGGGGACGATGATCCAGCAGCGAAAGCTGGATGAGGCGGCCTTTCGGGGAGAGCAGTTCAAGGATTGGTCGAAGGATCTCAAAGGGCATAACGATCTGTTGAATGTCACGCAGCCGTCTCTCATCGAAGAGATTCATCGGCAGTATCTTGAAGCCGGTGCCGACATCATCGAGACCAACACGTTCAATTCGCAGGCGATTTCGCTTGCCGATTACAAGATGGAGACGCTGGGCTATGAACTGTCCAAAGCCGGGGCCGAATGTGCCAAGCGGGCGGTGGCGGTGGTACAGCGGGCCCGACCAGGACGGCAATGTTTTGTAGCCGGAGCGATTGGACCTACAACTAAGACTTCGTCGATTTCTACAGATGTCAACAGCCCCGCGACTCGCGGGACGACCTATGACGAGTTGGTGAACGCCTACGGCGAGCAAGTTCGGGGGCTGCTCGACGGCGGCGTCGATCTTCTGCTCGTGGAAACGATATTCGACACGTTGAATGCGAAGGCTGCATTTTTTGCGATCCAGCAGGCATTCGCGTCCGGCGCGCGCCGGGTCCCGATCATGGCTTCCGTGACGTTCATTCAAGCCGGCAGCAATCGCGGTGTGACCGGGCAGACCGTCGAAGCGTTCTGGAATTCCATCTCCCATGTGCCGCTGTTGAGCGTTGGGATGAACTGCGCGCTCGGCCCAAAAGAAATGCGCCCGCTGATCGAAGAATTGTCGCAGATCGCGCCGATCTACATCAGCGCCCATCCCAATGCCGGCCTGCCGAATCCCTTGTTGCCGACCGGGTTTCCTGAGACGCCGGAAACTTTGGCGCCTCAACTGCGCGAATGGGCGGAAAACGGGTGGTTGAACATCGTCGGCGGCTGCTGCGGCACGACACCGGCTCATATCAAGCGCATTGCCGAGGCCGTGCGCGGGGTGAAACCGCATGCGCTCTCGAATGTCGAGCCATACACGAGATTGAGCGGTCTTGAAGCCGTCACCATTCGGCCCGATTCGAATTTCGTCAATATCGGCGAACGAACGAACGTGACCGGTTCGCCGGCCTTCGCAAAACTGATTCTGGCCGGTGATTATGAGGCGGCTCTATCGGTGGCGCGGCAACAAGTGGAGGGCGGAGCCCAGATCGTCGATATCAATATGGATGAAGGCATGCTGGACTCCAAGGCTGCGATGGAGACGTTCCTTCGCCTCGTTGCGTCCGAGCCGGATATCTGCAAAGTGCCCATCATGGTCGACAGTTCCAAGTGGGAGGTGCTGGAGACCGGTCTAAAGAACATCCAGGGCAAGGCCGTCGTCAACAGTATCAGTCTGAAGGAAGGCGAGCAGAAATTTATCGACCAGGCGACACTCGTCCGGCGCTATGGGGCGGCGGTTGTTGTCATGGCCTTTGACGAGAAAGGTCAGGCCGACACTCTGGAACGAAAGAAAGAGATCTGTGCACGCTCATACAAGATTCTCACCGAGCAAGTCGGTTTTCCTCCGCAAGACATCATCTTTGATCCCAACATCCTGACTGTCGCAACGGGGATCGAGGAGCACAACAACTACGCCGTGAGTTTCATCGAAGCGGCGCGCTGGATCAAACAGAACCTTCCGGGTGCAAAGGTCAGCGGAGGCATCAGCAATATTTCTTTTTCATTCCGGGGTAACAACGTGGTTCGGGAAGCGATGCATGCGGCCTTCTTGTATCATGCTATCAAGGCCGGTCTCGACATGGGCATTGTGAATGCAGGGCAGTTGGCAGTGTACGAGGAAGTCCCCAAAGATTTGCTCGAACTTGTCGAGGATGTGTTGCTCAACCGACGGCCGGATGCCACCGAACGTCTGGTGAATTTTGCCGAAACAGTAAAGGCAAAAGGGAAAGCGGTCTCGAAGGACGATGAGTGGCGTAATGGGACGGTTGAGGAACGGTTATCTCATGCGCTCATCAAGGGTATCACGGACTATATCGACCAAGATACGGAGGAGGCGCGTCGGAAGTATTCCAAGCCTTTGGACGTGATCGAAGGACCGTTGATGGCCGGTATGAACGTCGTCGGTGACCTGTTCGGCTCAGGCAAAATGTTCCTGCCTCAGGTCGTCAAGAGCGCCCGCGTGATGAAGAAGGCTGTGGCTTATCTCATGCCCTTTATGGAAGAAGAGAAGAAGCGGTCCGGCAATTTCCAGGCGCAGGGGAAGGTTTTGCTCGCAACCGTCAAAGGTGATGTCCACGACATCGGGAAAAACATCGTCGGTGTCGTGCTCGGCTGCAATAACTATGAAGTCATTGATCTTGGCGTGATGGTGCCCTGTGAGAAGATTCTCGCCGCTGCGCGGGAGAACAAACCCGACATCATCGGCTTGAGCGGGCTTATCACTCCGTCGCTTGACGAAATGGTTCATGTGGCGAAGGAAATGACACGCGAGGGGTTCGATCTGCCTCTCTTGATCGGAGGTGCCACGACCAGCAAGGCTCACACGGCGGTCAAGATCGCACCCTCCTACCAGCCAGGCGTGGTCCATGTATTGGACGCCTCACGTGCAGTAGGCGTCGTGGGAAGTTTGGTCAGCCAAACGCAGAGGCAGGACTTTGTCAAGCAAGTGCGGGACGACTATGAGCGTGTGAGACAATCGCATCACGATCGCGGCGCGAAGCCGCTTATCTCGATCGCCGGCGCGCGCGCCAATCGATTCATGCCGGACTGGGAGAAGGTTGATATTCCCACGCCGGCGACATTAGGCGTTCGGACGATTCCTGATCAATCATTGGTCGAACTGATTCCTTATATCGACTGGTCACCCTTCTTTCATACATGGGAATTAAGAGGGCGTTATCCGACGATTTTCGAGGATCCAACCGTTGGGCCAAAAGCCAAGGAACTGTATGACGATGCGCGACGCCTCCTCGATGAAATTGTTCAGAAGGGGCGACTCAAGGCCAAGGGCGTCTATGGATTTTTCCCGGCAGCAAGCCATGGGGATGATATCGAGATCTATCAGGATGTATCTCGGGAAACGGTACTCATGACGATTCATTATCTTCGCCAGCAATCGGAGAAGCCGCCGGACCAGCCCAATCTTTCGCTGGCCGATTATGTTGCGCCGAGAGAATCAGGTCGGCAGGATTACATCGGGGCGTTCGCCGTCACAGCCGGTATCGGGTCGGATGAGCTCTGCAAGCAGTTTGATAAAGACCATGACGACTATAATTCGATCATGGCCAAGGCCCTTGCCGACCGGCTGGCCGAAGCCTTCGCCGAGTTTCTCCATAAAAAGGTCAGAGAGGAATGGGGATACGGCAAGAATGAACGGCTCACGAATGACGATCTGATCCGTGAACGATACCGTGGGATCCGCCCTGCGCCGGGCTATCCCGCTTGCCCGGACCACACGGAGAAAAAGCTGCTGTTTGATCTCTTGCAAGTTGAGAACAATACCGGCATCACATTGACGGAAAGCTTTGCCATGTTGCCGGCTGCGGCCGTGAGTGGATTCTATTTCGCCCATCCGGATGCCAAGTACTTTGCCGTCGGCAAAATCGGCAAAGACCAAGTGGAAGATTACGCTCGACGCAAGGGGATGGATCTACGAACGATCGAACGTTGGCTCTCACCGAATCTCAACTACGAAGTTGAATAG